Genomic DNA from Acidimicrobiales bacterium:
TCGGAGGCCGAGCTGGAGGACGTGCGGGCCTATGAGGCCGCCGGGCGGGGGCGCAAGACCATCCTGAACCGCATCGCCCAGCTCCAGAACGGCTGAGGGGCCGGCCCGTGCTCCGCCCCGGACCCCGCCGGTCCCGCCCGGGACGGGGCTGACCTCCGTGGAGGAGGTGCGGCCGGCCACCGCCGAGGACCTCGACGACCTGGAGCGACTGGCCGCCACGGCCCGGTCCGAGCTGGGGACGGAACGGGGCGGCCTGATGTGGCAGCTCCTCCACGGCCGGCCCGAGCCCCTGCGCGACACCCTGGCCGCCGACCTGGCCGAGGTGGCGGCCGGCACCGGGACCGTCCTGGTCGGCACCTGGGCCGGCGCGCCGGCCGGCTACGCCGCCGCCCACCGCGACGTGCTGGGCGACGGGACCACCGTGGCCGTGGTCAGCGACATCTACGTGGAGCCGGGCTTCCGGGGCGTGGGCCTGGGCCAGGCCCTCATGGACGCGCTGCTGGCCTGGGCCGAGGGCCACGGCTGCCGGGGCATCGACGCCCTGGCCCTCCCCGGGATGCGCCACAGCAAGAACTTCTTCGAGCGCTTCGGCCTCACGGCCCGGGCCATCCTGGTCCACCGCGACCTGCGCCCCCCGGTTCCCGACGACGACCCGGACCGGACCGGGGCCGCGGAGGGGCGATGACCGGCGGTGGGGGAGCGCCGCTCCCGGTCGTGGGGGTGGCGGCGGTGGTCGTCGAGGAGGAGGACCTGCTCCTGGTGCGCCGGGGCCGGCCGCCGGGGGCCGGGCGCTGGGCCCTGCCCGGGGGGCGGATCGAGCGGGGCGAGACGGCGGTGGAGGCCGCGGTGCGGGAGCTGGCCGAGGAGACCGGCCTGGAGGGCATCTGCGGGGACTTCGTGGCCTGGACCGAGGTCATCGACGACGAGCACCACGCCGTGATCCTGGTCTTCCGGGTCCACCTGTTGGCCCGGGCCGACCCCCTGGCCGGCGACGACGCCACCGACGCCCGTTGGGTGCCCCTGGGCGACGTGGTCGACCTCCACCTGGTGGCGGGCCTGGCCGAGCTGCTGCACGACCACGACCTGATCGCCACCTTCACCTGAGGATTAGCCCCGGGACGGCTGAGGGGCCCGGCACCGGCGTCGGTGCCGGGCCCCCGGCAAGGCGATCAAGTAGCTGGGCTGGGCCCGATCAACGGCCCTTCCACACGGGGGCTCGCTTCTCGGCGAAGGCGGTGAGGCCCTCACCGAAGTCCTCGGTGCTGAACATCTTCATGATGCCCTCGCCCGACATCTTCCAACCCACCTCGTCGGGCTGGTCGGTGGCCTCGATCACGATCCTCCGGCTCTCGGCCACGGCCAGCGGGGCCGCCGCGCACACCTGGGCCGCCAGCTCCTGGGCCCGCTCCAGGGCCTGGCCCTCCTCGGCCAGGTGGTTGACCAGGCCGAAGTGGTGGGCCTGCTCGGCCGGGAAGTCGAGGCGGCCGGTGAGGGCCAGCTCCATGGCGATGTTGCGGGGGATCTTGCGGGGCAGGCGGAACAGGCCGCCGGCCGCGGCCACCAGGTTGCGCTTGACCTCGGGGATGCCGAACACCGCGGTGCGCGACGCCACCACCATGTCGCAGGCCAGCACGATCTCGGTCCCCCCGGCCAGGGCCGGGCCGTCGACGGC
This window encodes:
- a CDS encoding GNAT family N-acetyltransferase; translated protein: MEEVRPATAEDLDDLERLAATARSELGTERGGLMWQLLHGRPEPLRDTLAADLAEVAAGTGTVLVGTWAGAPAGYAAAHRDVLGDGTTVAVVSDIYVEPGFRGVGLGQALMDALLAWAEGHGCRGIDALALPGMRHSKNFFERFGLTARAILVHRDLRPPVPDDDPDRTGAAEGR
- a CDS encoding NUDIX domain-containing protein, with the protein product MTGGGGAPLPVVGVAAVVVEEEDLLLVRRGRPPGAGRWALPGGRIERGETAVEAAVRELAEETGLEGICGDFVAWTEVIDDEHHAVILVFRVHLLARADPLAGDDATDARWVPLGDVVDLHLVAGLAELLHDHDLIATFT
- a CDS encoding crotonase/enoyl-CoA hydratase family protein, encoding MVEYELDGHVAVITIKRPEARNAVNTAVAQGIEAAIDALEEDPEAWVGIITGGQTDKGWIFCAGADLKQMATDPGGMSTARGGFAGFVQRERTKPVIAAVDGPALAGGTEIVLACDMVVASRTAVFGIPEVKRNLVAAAGGLFRLPRKIPRNIAMELALTGRLDFPAEQAHHFGLVNHLAEEGQALERAQELAAQVCAAAPLAVAESRRIVIEATDQPDEVGWKMSGEGIMKMFSTEDFGEGLTAFAEKRAPVWKGR